A genomic window from Yoonia rosea includes:
- a CDS encoding AMP-binding protein → MTTDVSRDAPQSVPALLARNVARFPDKPAFREKEFGIWQSWTWAETAKEIDAFALGLLTLGASEGDHIAIVGRNRPALYWAMVAAQKVGCIPVPLYQDAAAEEIAYALNHCGARYAVVGDQEQVDKIADVRAEVAALEHVIYLDGRGLRKYDHSHMTSYAEIAAKGGDRAEMARRTDALTYDHTSVMLYTSGTTGRPKGVVLSNRNVIETAKNSSEFDHLLPTDEVLAYLPMAWVGDFIFSVGQAMWTGFCVNCPESEHTMLTDLREIGPTYFFAPPRVFENQLTSVMIRMEDAGRFKKWLFDHFMRVARRVGPALLDGKPVSLADRVSYALGNILVYGPLKNTLGLSRIRIGYTAGEAIGPEIFDFYRALGINLKQLYGQTEATVYITQQPDGEVRSDTVGVPSPGVELKIADNGEVFYRSPGVFVEYYKNAESTASTKDAEGWVATGDAGFIEEGTGHLRIIDRAKDVGKMADGSLFAPKYVENKLKFYPNILEAVVFGAGRDRCCAFINIDLTAVGNWAERNNIAYSSYQELSQHPRVLEMIDGHVAEVNASVAQDEMLAGCQVHRFLVLHKELDADDGEMTRTRKVRRAVVGQKFDDLVNALYSDAAEIYTETEVTYEDGRKGKIKATLNIRNAIVAPTMKVAAE, encoded by the coding sequence ATGACAACAGACGTGTCGCGTGATGCACCACAGTCCGTGCCGGCCTTGCTGGCCCGTAACGTTGCCCGGTTTCCCGACAAACCCGCCTTTCGTGAAAAAGAATTCGGTATCTGGCAAAGCTGGACATGGGCCGAAACAGCTAAAGAAATTGATGCCTTTGCCCTTGGGCTTCTGACCCTAGGGGCCAGCGAGGGTGACCATATCGCCATCGTCGGGCGCAACCGCCCTGCCCTTTACTGGGCGATGGTCGCAGCACAAAAAGTGGGCTGCATTCCTGTTCCCCTCTACCAAGATGCCGCCGCAGAAGAAATCGCCTATGCTCTGAACCACTGCGGCGCGCGCTATGCTGTGGTCGGTGATCAGGAACAGGTGGACAAGATCGCCGATGTCCGCGCCGAGGTGGCAGCGCTTGAGCATGTGATCTATCTCGATGGGCGCGGACTGCGCAAATACGACCACAGCCATATGACATCTTACGCCGAGATTGCCGCCAAAGGCGGTGATCGCGCCGAGATGGCGCGCCGGACAGATGCCCTGACCTACGATCATACCAGCGTGATGCTTTATACCTCTGGCACCACGGGGCGCCCGAAGGGGGTGGTGCTGTCCAATCGCAATGTGATTGAGACCGCCAAGAATTCCTCCGAGTTTGATCATCTCCTGCCCACAGACGAAGTTCTCGCTTATTTACCAATGGCTTGGGTCGGGGATTTCATCTTTTCGGTCGGGCAGGCCATGTGGACCGGTTTCTGCGTCAACTGCCCCGAGAGCGAGCACACCATGCTGACCGATCTGCGCGAAATCGGGCCCACTTATTTCTTTGCTCCGCCCCGTGTGTTCGAGAACCAGCTGACCTCGGTCATGATCCGGATGGAGGACGCGGGCCGGTTCAAAAAGTGGTTGTTTGATCATTTTATGCGCGTTGCGCGGCGGGTTGGGCCCGCCTTGCTGGATGGCAAACCTGTCAGCCTTGCCGACAGGGTCTCCTATGCGCTTGGCAACATTCTGGTCTATGGCCCGCTGAAGAACACGCTGGGTCTGAGCCGTATTCGCATCGGGTATACCGCTGGCGAGGCGATTGGCCCCGAAATTTTCGATTTCTATCGCGCGTTGGGGATCAACCTCAAACAGCTTTACGGCCAGACCGAAGCGACCGTCTATATCACCCAGCAACCCGATGGCGAGGTGCGCTCGGATACCGTTGGCGTGCCCTCACCCGGTGTCGAGTTGAAGATCGCGGACAATGGCGAGGTATTTTACCGCTCACCCGGTGTATTCGTGGAATACTACAAGAACGCGGAAAGCACCGCATCAACCAAAGATGCCGAAGGTTGGGTCGCCACAGGCGATGCGGGCTTTATCGAGGAAGGCACAGGGCATCTGCGCATCATCGACCGCGCCAAGGACGTGGGCAAGATGGCGGATGGATCACTTTTCGCGCCCAAGTATGTTGAAAATAAATTGAAATTCTATCCCAACATCCTTGAAGCCGTGGTCTTTGGCGCTGGCCGCGACCGCTGCTGCGCCTTTATCAACATTGACCTGACGGCGGTCGGCAACTGGGCCGAGCGCAACAATATCGCCTATTCCTCTTATCAGGAATTGTCCCAGCACCCGCGTGTGTTGGAGATGATCGACGGGCACGTGGCCGAGGTGAATGCCTCAGTGGCGCAGGATGAAATGCTGGCAGGTTGCCAGGTTCATCGGTTTTTGGTGCTGCACAAGGAACTGGACGCCGACGATGGCGAAATGACCCGCACCCGCAAAGTGCGCCGTGCCGTTGTGG
- a CDS encoding PAS-domain containing protein — protein sequence MGVTDISRHDMILSGLNLIKQAISLHDEELRLVVANRRFQQMFSLPDRLVAPGAEFRDIVRYLTEQGEYGTVDDVDAFVDEKVRLAFTFEPHYFERTRSNGTAISVEGSPFQQGGWISVYTDITETKRQEDFFRSHTETLSEKLLQRSEDLALANRALSATVNALEVAKQEVTDSREHLALMNTMTPGHIAHVNAAGVYTHSNGNLPTILPVGERKIVGQSFENVLGPFVWAQVAPQFARVLQGKPTTSEIRDEASGRFMRLAMTPDMAGDGSVQGAYILTVDVTEEVSARAALAHARRKELATQLTSGMAHDFANLLTIILGQQAKLDELASLHPALAEVSATINSAAKRGGELIENLSRIEAHRSLNPVSVKVADFVADVLQLARAAVPDDAVLKITYDIPDARLTFDPGFAQDAILNLVLNAAEAQDGPAMITTRMHRAADGMLEIIVADNGPGFSEDALANALAPFYSTKSGKIGRGLGLTTAFDFAKSSGGTVRLRNHASGGAVVTLRIPYTPARTVEAGLVLLVDDTLDVRQTMRNFLRRSGHAVVEAASVEEAQKLMSLEGLTHVVTDLAIGEGSGLDVAATVPSGVPVLIVTGLPPSDALHQKAKAAHPVLPKPFDFATFEAAFLRAST from the coding sequence ATGGGAGTGACCGACATATCGCGCCACGACATGATCCTGTCGGGGCTGAACCTGATCAAACAGGCGATTTCCTTGCATGACGAGGAACTGCGCCTTGTTGTCGCCAACCGCCGATTTCAGCAGATGTTTTCCTTGCCCGATCGCCTCGTAGCACCCGGTGCGGAGTTTCGTGACATTGTCAGGTATCTGACGGAACAGGGCGAGTATGGCACTGTCGACGATGTAGACGCTTTTGTTGATGAGAAGGTCCGTCTCGCCTTTACGTTCGAGCCGCATTATTTCGAACGCACGCGTTCAAACGGCACGGCCATCTCGGTCGAGGGCAGCCCATTCCAGCAGGGTGGCTGGATTTCCGTCTACACGGATATCACCGAAACCAAACGGCAAGAGGATTTCTTTCGCTCACATACCGAAACGCTTTCCGAAAAACTATTGCAACGCTCCGAGGATCTTGCGCTGGCCAACAGGGCCTTGTCGGCCACAGTGAATGCGCTGGAAGTGGCCAAGCAAGAGGTCACGGACAGTCGCGAACATCTGGCACTGATGAACACGATGACACCGGGCCATATCGCGCATGTGAATGCGGCAGGGGTCTATACGCACTCCAACGGCAATCTGCCCACGATCCTGCCTGTGGGCGAGCGCAAGATTGTCGGGCAGTCGTTTGAAAATGTGCTAGGCCCCTTTGTCTGGGCGCAGGTTGCCCCGCAATTTGCGCGAGTCTTGCAAGGCAAACCGACCACATCGGAAATTCGTGACGAGGCCTCGGGACGTTTCATGCGTCTTGCGATGACCCCCGACATGGCAGGGGATGGCTCTGTTCAGGGGGCCTATATTCTGACAGTTGATGTGACCGAAGAAGTCTCGGCCCGTGCGGCCCTTGCCCATGCGCGGCGCAAGGAACTGGCCACCCAGCTGACCAGCGGGATGGCCCATGATTTTGCCAACCTTCTGACGATCATTCTGGGGCAACAGGCCAAGCTGGATGAGTTGGCGTCACTGCATCCGGCCCTGGCCGAGGTCTCTGCGACGATCAATTCTGCGGCGAAGCGCGGCGGTGAGTTGATTGAAAATCTCTCAAGGATCGAAGCACATCGCAGCCTCAATCCGGTGTCCGTCAAGGTTGCCGATTTTGTCGCTGATGTGCTGCAATTGGCACGCGCGGCCGTGCCTGATGATGCGGTGCTGAAGATCACTTATGATATTCCCGATGCGCGCCTGACCTTTGATCCCGGCTTTGCGCAGGATGCCATTCTGAACCTTGTTCTCAATGCCGCCGAGGCGCAGGATGGGCCCGCGATGATCACCACGCGCATGCATCGGGCAGCGGACGGGATGCTGGAAATCATTGTTGCAGATAATGGTCCGGGGTTTTCCGAAGACGCGCTCGCCAATGCGCTGGCCCCGTTCTATTCCACCAAAAGCGGCAAGATCGGGCGCGGTCTGGGTCTGACAACCGCATTTGATTTCGCCAAATCGAGTGGTGGCACTGTGCGCCTGCGCAATCATGCCTCGGGTGGCGCTGTCGTGACGTTGCGGATTCCCTACACACCCGCCCGCACTGTTGAGGCGGGACTGGTGCTTTTGGTGGACGACACGCTTGATGTGCGCCAGACCATGCGCAATTTCCTGCGCCGCTCTGGGCATGCGGTGGTTGAGGCTGCCTCGGTGGAAGAGGCGCAAAAGCTGATGTCGCTTGAGGGTCTGACACATGTCGTGACCGACCTTGCGATCGGTGAGGGATCAGGGCTTGATGTTGCGGCGACCGTGCCGTCCGGAGTGCCGGTGCTGATCGTAACCGGATTGCCGCCGTCAGACGCCCTGCATCAAAAGGCCAAAGCCGCGCATCCCGTCCTGCCAAAACCGTTCGATTTCGCCACATTCGAGGCCGCATTTTTGAGGGCAAGTACATGA
- a CDS encoding response regulator transcription factor: MSTQGYVAIIDDNPDIRHMLSAALTDAGFTTQSFARAADFERALATKQPEVCVVDLGLPDKDGLSIVAALANSATATLVISGRSTLQDKIVGLELGADDYLAKPFEIREVIARVRALLRRKAPTTAKNEAEKLTFSGWTIDFAQFNLIDADGNSTRVSASEAMLLRIFLTRPNRLITRDQLRDELNEKSDAESFDRAIDVRLSRLRAKLKDSTKDPKIIKTIYGAGYILISDVSPATA; encoded by the coding sequence ATGAGCACGCAAGGCTATGTCGCCATCATCGACGACAACCCCGATATCCGGCATATGTTGTCGGCGGCGTTGACCGATGCGGGTTTCACCACACAAAGCTTTGCCCGCGCTGCGGATTTTGAACGCGCGCTCGCCACCAAGCAGCCCGAAGTCTGCGTCGTCGATCTGGGCCTGCCGGACAAGGATGGCCTGAGCATAGTTGCGGCTTTGGCCAACAGCGCGACGGCCACCTTGGTGATTTCGGGCCGTTCGACCCTGCAAGACAAAATCGTCGGCCTTGAACTGGGGGCGGATGATTATCTCGCCAAGCCTTTCGAGATACGTGAAGTTATCGCAAGGGTGCGTGCACTCTTGCGGCGCAAGGCCCCGACAACCGCCAAGAATGAGGCCGAGAAGCTGACGTTTTCAGGTTGGACGATAGATTTTGCGCAATTCAATCTGATCGACGCAGACGGCAACAGCACGCGGGTGTCGGCCAGCGAGGCGATGCTGCTACGCATCTTCCTGACCCGTCCCAACAGGTTAATCACCCGCGATCAATTGCGTGACGAGTTGAACGAAAAAAGCGACGCGGAATCCTTTGACCGTGCGATTGATGTGCGCCTGTCCCGCCTGCGCGCCAAGCTCAAGGACAGCACCAAAGACCCCAAGATCATCAAGACGATCTATGGCGCAGGGTATATCCTGATTTCGGATGTGTCCCCCGCCACAGCGTGA